One window of the Carnobacterium maltaromaticum DSM 20342 genome contains the following:
- the alaS gene encoding alanine--tRNA ligase has product MKKLSSAEVRQMYIDFFASKGHKIEPSASLVPVEDPTLLWINSGVATLKKYFDGTIIPENPRIVNAQKSIRTNDIENVGKTARHHTLFEMLGNFSIGDYFKEDAITWAWELLTSPEWFDMEPEKLYMTVNPNDEKAKEIWLSLGIPEDHIIPLEENFWDIGAGPSGPNTEIFYDRGPEYNDVAEDDPENFPGGENERYLEIWNVVFSEFNHNPDDTFTPLPKKNIDTGMGLERMVSIIQDAPTNFETDLFLPIIEAVEKLSGTVKYGANQTTDISFKVIADHVRAVSFAIGDGALPSNEGRGYVLRRLLRRAVMHGKKLGIHKAFMYQLVPVVGEIMSSYYPEILEQKEFIEKVIRTEEERFHETINDGLTILNNLVKELKEAGKEEIEGKDIFKLYDTYGFPVELTEEYAEDEGLKVDHAGFEAEMEMQRNRARSARSDEKSMNVQTGLLADIKIDSEFIGYDKTDAVGTLELIVAEDALVDSVKTGSEAQLIFNQTPFYAEMGGQVADTGVIKNKDGETVAKVTSVKKAPSGQPLHFVDVLAELKLGEEYELVVDQVARRKITRNHTATHLLHRALKDILGDHANQAGSLVAPHYLRFDFTHFGQITAKELVEMERIVNEKIWASLPVVTVETGINEAKEMGAMALFGEKYGEMVRVVNVDGYSIELCGGVHVSNTSEIGIFKILSESGIGAGVRRIEAVTSEEAYLALFEEQTRLNEVAALVKAPQTKEVPTKVSQLLMELKEVQKENESLQAKLANEQAGEVFKEIQDVSGVSVVTAQVEVKDMNGLRQLADQWKQNNISDVLVLGSVQDGKVSLLAAVSEETIKKGLKAGDLIKEIAPLVGGGGGGRPDMAQAGGKKPAGLADALASVNQWVEAKI; this is encoded by the coding sequence ATGAAAAAATTATCAAGTGCTGAAGTTCGTCAAATGTATATAGACTTCTTTGCATCAAAAGGCCATAAAATTGAACCGAGTGCTTCATTGGTTCCTGTTGAAGATCCAACATTACTATGGATTAACTCAGGCGTAGCAACATTGAAAAAATATTTTGATGGAACGATTATTCCTGAAAACCCAAGAATTGTGAATGCTCAAAAGAGTATTCGGACGAATGATATTGAAAATGTTGGGAAAACAGCTCGTCACCATACATTATTTGAAATGTTAGGAAATTTTTCAATTGGTGATTATTTTAAAGAAGATGCTATTACTTGGGCTTGGGAGTTATTAACGAGTCCCGAATGGTTTGATATGGAGCCTGAAAAATTATATATGACGGTTAATCCAAATGATGAAAAAGCGAAAGAAATTTGGTTGTCATTAGGAATTCCAGAGGATCATATTATTCCTTTAGAAGAGAATTTTTGGGATATTGGTGCTGGTCCAAGTGGTCCAAATACTGAAATATTTTATGATCGTGGTCCAGAATATAATGATGTTGCAGAGGATGATCCTGAAAACTTCCCAGGTGGAGAAAATGAACGTTATTTAGAAATATGGAATGTTGTGTTTTCTGAATTCAATCACAATCCTGATGATACCTTTACACCTTTACCTAAGAAAAATATTGATACGGGTATGGGGTTAGAACGAATGGTGTCTATTATTCAGGATGCGCCAACTAATTTTGAAACTGATTTATTTTTACCGATTATCGAAGCTGTTGAAAAATTAAGTGGTACAGTAAAATATGGTGCAAATCAAACAACAGATATCTCATTCAAAGTTATTGCAGACCACGTTCGTGCTGTTAGCTTTGCAATTGGAGATGGAGCATTGCCATCAAATGAAGGACGTGGTTATGTCTTACGCCGTCTTTTACGTCGCGCTGTCATGCATGGCAAGAAATTAGGTATTCATAAAGCTTTTATGTACCAACTAGTTCCAGTTGTTGGCGAGATTATGAGTAGTTATTATCCAGAAATTCTAGAGCAAAAAGAGTTTATTGAAAAAGTAATCCGGACAGAAGAAGAACGATTCCATGAAACAATCAATGATGGATTAACTATTTTAAATAATTTAGTTAAAGAATTGAAAGAAGCTGGAAAAGAAGAAATTGAAGGCAAAGATATCTTTAAACTATACGATACCTATGGCTTCCCTGTTGAGTTAACAGAAGAATATGCTGAAGATGAAGGTTTAAAAGTAGACCATGCTGGTTTTGAAGCTGAAATGGAAATGCAAAGAAATCGTGCGCGTTCAGCTCGTAGCGATGAAAAATCAATGAATGTTCAAACAGGCTTATTAGCAGATATTAAAATAGACAGCGAATTTATTGGCTATGATAAAACAGATGCTGTTGGAACTTTAGAGCTAATTGTTGCAGAAGATGCATTAGTGGATAGTGTTAAAACTGGTTCAGAAGCACAGTTAATCTTCAATCAAACACCATTTTATGCTGAAATGGGAGGACAAGTTGCAGATACCGGTGTCATAAAAAATAAAGATGGCGAAACGGTTGCTAAAGTGACAAGTGTGAAAAAAGCACCAAGTGGTCAACCCTTACATTTTGTTGATGTTTTAGCTGAATTGAAGCTAGGTGAAGAATATGAATTAGTTGTTGATCAAGTAGCGCGTCGTAAAATTACGCGCAATCATACTGCTACGCATTTATTACACCGTGCTTTAAAAGATATCCTTGGTGATCATGCCAATCAAGCTGGATCTCTTGTAGCACCACATTATTTACGTTTTGATTTCACTCATTTCGGTCAAATTACTGCCAAAGAATTAGTTGAAATGGAACGTATTGTGAATGAAAAAATTTGGGCTTCGCTACCAGTTGTCACAGTTGAAACTGGAATTAATGAAGCCAAAGAAATGGGTGCAATGGCTTTATTTGGAGAAAAATATGGTGAGATGGTCCGCGTTGTCAATGTGGATGGTTACTCGATTGAATTATGTGGTGGTGTCCATGTCTCAAATACAAGTGAAATAGGTATCTTTAAGATTCTTTCTGAATCAGGTATTGGAGCCGGTGTGCGCCGTATTGAAGCTGTGACTAGTGAAGAAGCATATCTAGCTTTATTTGAAGAGCAAACACGTTTAAATGAAGTGGCAGCGTTAGTTAAGGCACCACAAACCAAAGAAGTTCCGACTAAAGTTAGTCAATTACTAATGGAGTTAAAAGAAGTTCAAAAAGAAAATGAATCTTTACAAGCTAAATTAGCAAATGAACAAGCAGGAGAAGTATTCAAAGAAATCCAAGATGTTTCTGGTGTTTCAGTGGTTACAGCTCAAGTTGAAGTCAAAGATATGAATGGTTTGCGACAATTAGCAGATCAGTGGAAGCAAAATAATATTTCCGATGTCCTTGTATTAGGATCAGTTCAGGACGGAAAAGTCAGCTTATTAGCAGCTGTTAGTGAAGAAACAATTAAAAAAGGCTTAAAAGCCGGAGATTTAATCAAAGAAATCGCTCCACTAGTTGGTGGCGGTGGTGGCGGACGCCCCGATATGGCTCAAGCCGGTGGGAAAAAACCAGCTGGTCTAGCGGATGCTTTAGCTAGTGTTAATCAATGGGTTGAGGCTAAAATTTAA
- a CDS encoding YitT family protein has translation MKVVDVLHVLVGAFFIAIAVNGFFLPNQIVSGGVSGLSVVLNYQFGWQPSLILLAVNVPLLILCFLTLGVSAGLKTILGSLILPFYVELTSTMKPVTENPLLAAVFGGIVVGIGIGIVFKGKASTGGTGIIALVIHKYLRLPKGTSVALIDGLIVFSAFLVFDVDIVMYSLMSLFIISRVIDLVQVGFNRSKNVLVISESVLLIKEQILTELDRGVTNISIRGGYGNQEQEMLMCVIPEREFNQLKEAVLEIDANAFVVVMSASEVMGRGFSLLREQ, from the coding sequence ATGAAGGTAGTAGATGTCTTACATGTTTTAGTAGGGGCTTTTTTTATTGCTATTGCGGTAAATGGGTTCTTTTTGCCAAATCAAATCGTTTCAGGTGGAGTTAGTGGGTTAAGTGTGGTGTTAAATTATCAATTTGGTTGGCAACCCTCACTGATTTTATTGGCTGTTAACGTGCCTTTATTAATCTTATGTTTTTTGACTCTGGGTGTATCAGCGGGGTTGAAAACTATTTTAGGAAGTTTGATTTTGCCATTTTATGTTGAATTAACTAGTACGATGAAGCCAGTTACAGAAAATCCATTATTAGCTGCCGTTTTTGGTGGCATTGTGGTGGGGATTGGAATTGGAATTGTTTTTAAAGGGAAAGCCTCAACAGGTGGAACTGGAATTATCGCTTTAGTGATTCATAAGTATTTGCGTTTACCAAAAGGAACTTCTGTAGCTTTAATTGATGGTTTAATTGTTTTTTCGGCCTTTTTAGTATTTGACGTCGACATTGTGATGTACTCATTGATGTCTCTCTTTATTATTAGTCGTGTCATTGATTTGGTTCAAGTTGGTTTTAATCGCTCAAAAAATGTTTTAGTGATATCAGAATCAGTCTTACTGATTAAGGAACAAATATTAACTGAATTAGATCGTGGGGTAACCAATATCTCTATTCGTGGTGGCTATGGCAATCAAGAACAAGAAATGTTAATGTGCGTCATCCCTGAGCGTGAATTTAATCAATTAAAAGAAGCTGTTCTTGAAATTGATGCGAATGCATTTGTTGTCGTAATGAGTGCTAGTGAAGTTATGGGTCGTGGTTTCAGTTTATTGCGAGAACAATAA